The sequence TATGCTTCGTGTTTGTTTATTTAGTTGAGCTCTCAGTTGCACCAACACTATAAATATAGGTAACTATATAGGTTGAATACTGTACTTAATCTATATTTTATTATACCACAACGCAGCGTGTACCTGCTGTTCTTTTTTCTATGTATGGCACCTGCCTTTGTGTGGTCACTTTTAATGTTGCTGAATCATGTATTTCTAATGAGATAAAATCAGATGTAATTGAATCATCTAATGTTATGGGCTTGTGCAATCTGTGTCTCACCTTAATTGTGGCTGAGTCGTGCATTTAAACTGATATGACTTCGAAAGTAGTTAAAACTTGCAAGGTTATGCGGGCTAGAGCAATTTGTATTGTATTAACTTTTGTTCTGCATTTATAAAATATGAATTGCTAGGCAGGTAATGTGTGTATTGTTTTCTAACTGAAGTAATATGCTGTTGTTACTTTTATAAGATCagataaaaaaaggaaaagcaaaaaaaagaaaaagaaaaaaaacgttacAGCCAATTTTATTTTGCAGGTTTAAAATGATATAGTAGCAGATCACTGCACTCCCGACCAAAATATGCCAAGGTGCCAGAAAAAAAGACATCAAACTTGTGTAATAAAGATCCAAGTGTGCAGATAGATATTCTTTCTTACACAGGTTTAAAATTAAAAATACGGTTGAACGAAAGTAAACTGTTAAACTGTTGATTTTATGCAAATGTGTATGACACAGGAAAAGGGCAAGGCTAAAGGTTTAGCTAACTTAACCCTCGAAGTATCATCTACTGTCATTAATGATCTGCCTAAATGTTGACATAATTTCGAAGACATACAGGATTTAAATGACTGTTTGTTTACCTGGTTCATGGTGGCTCAGATATTTGACGCCCAGCCACCACGGCTGCAGATATGTCCTCCTTTCTTCTCGCGAAAAACCGTCGTATGTCCATTTTTCCGTTTTTCTGATGTTGAATGACTCGGAACCGCTCGGAACCCTATCAGAGTTCAGATTAGATAACTGTCAGCCAATAAAACACGGATGATTCCCCGCTTCCATACAACTCCTCTCTGATTGGTCTTGGCGTCGTGTCTGTGTTGCAATCCCTGAAGATGGGAAATTACAAAACTGTCGTCTTCTTTAGTGTCATAGGGCTCAGATAATGTACGGTTCTATTTCATTCCTTCTGaggtggaactatccggggctataTAAGAAATGTTTGGGGCTAAAGCCCCGAATGCCCAGGCCAGGCGACCCCACTGGCATCTACAGTGGCCACTCGTTCAATGATGAGGATGTACAAATgcttgatagggagaaacgctggcttgaacggggagtcaaagaggccttctatgtgaggagggaacgacTATCACTGAACGGggcccgtgggggggggggctaagactacGTCTGTCTCCATTTTACTATGctgattacaaacattcccacatcctctgtgaatagtacacatggtcattgtaactctagttaatggtcctgCCTATTTTTATATGAAACTTATCATTGGTTtcagtggttatgccactgtaatgtttataagggtggggatacctgcagtcagttgagactgaagaggtcacttagatgagtgatgaaatgtttcactcgataaacgttgtgtccaaatgaactgattcaactttctgtgatagtcTATGGTTTCATTCCATTATTGCATAATGAGCCGAGACGCGAACGGGTGACTATGTTAACCTGTagactaaatggtccgacccgttaagggctagcgagtcttgtcatccgtggttgttacactatcCTCCCTCCCTCGGGAAGCACGTACCCGCGCTTCAGcagaccagctccctcacgcctctggttgcatgcgcttccaatggcctcacggtctcaccatcccacttctgacaccagtgtagcaaattcagggggcagtcgggaaccaccacagccaggacgtggacccgggtctcccacacctgTCTAACATCTAAGTAGATTCCTGGTTCTTActcataaagcccttcacaaactggctcccccatacctcaccgatctcctctccccctaccaaccctctcagcccctcagatccacctcagcctcccttctctctacccccaggtccaacctccgtggcttttggggacagagccttctccagagcagctcccaggctctggaactcacttccccaaatcattggagactcagaatccctcccactcttctaatcccgtctcaagacacaccttttctccattgccttctcgtgccccccccccccactcatccacccctggtttggggcaggctgggggctgagcgcttgacctgcatctgtgatttatgatgtttgtttttctttccctttatatctgtccaagtgggagagtactgctggcgtcgagtgtggctgccgcttctccctatcgtagccccccttcccatccacccctgtatgcctgtgttatgttcacctgtcgtcttgtttcactccatttattgtaaagcgactttgagtactagaaaagcgctatataagaatgaatgatttattattattatcattattaagtaGAGCGGTACATAATCCAGTGATATGCTGTTGGTTTGATTGTCCTAAAGGTTGTTCTAAGTGATCATCCCTGAGCGTATTTCGGTGTGgttttgatgtgtgtgaatccgtTTTCCTCGCAGTACAGTCTAAATTGTTCAGATCTGAACTGAGGTCCATTGTCACACTTGATTGTGACTGGCAGTCCATTTCAACTGAATATTGACTCCAGACTGTCTATGACCCTCTCTGATGTGGTGGTGGTCATGACGTCATATCCGTAATACCGGCTGAAATAGTCTACTTCCACTAAAATGGAGTGGTTAGACGGGAGAGGCCCCAGTAGGTCAACGGCGACATCCCGCCAGAGTCCATCAGGTAGCGGTGTGGGTCTCAGTGGTTCAGGTGGGTCAGGTCTAGCCACTATCTGACATCCGTGGCAGGCTTTACAGTGTCTCTCCGCAGCCCTAtccatgccaggccaccacacttttGTCCTGAGATGCTGCTTTGTTCCCACGATACCCAGATGTCCTTCATGGGCTAGTGCAAGTGCCCGCGTCCACAAGGCCTGTTGCAACATTCTGCGTGTGCCTCTCAGAACAAGGTATCCCACTGTGTATAGCTCACTTGCAATGACAGCATACGGTTTGCACTTTTCAGTGTCCAGTCCTATGGCTTCGCGTACCTCATGAAACTCTGGGTCAGTGGCAGATGCTTCCTCCACTTCTCAGGTGGTGAGTGCTCTCGGCGTTGCGTTCACCGCCACAAACCTCACATACTCATCAGCTCCATGCTTATCCACAGTGGGGATTGGGAAGCGTTCCCTCACTATGGCCTCGTTGGCCCGTCTCATATCCAGGCAAAGTCGGACATCATTTCCGGGTTTTGGGACAATCACGACCGGATTCACCCACAGGGTGGGCCCATTCACCGGTTCAATAATGTCCAAATCTCCAATTCCTTTATTCTGGACTCTACTGCCCCCCGGAGGTTAAATGTAATTCGCCTGAGTGGCTGGGCTACTGGTTTGACCTCTGAGTTAATATGTAGACTGACCTGTCTCGTTTTCCGTTTCCCTACTCCACTGAATACTCCAGGGTACTGCTGCTGGAGTGTTTGCTTCATCTCTGTGACGGCAGCAATGTCGGCACCTATTCTCAGGACGCCCAGTCGCATCGCAGTTTCTTTTCCCAGCAGTGGTTCACCTTTCCCCCTGATTACAATGAATTCTGCACATTCAATTTTGTTACCTATTGACACATCACATGTAAATGCACCCTTGACAGTTAATGGCTCACTGGAACAATATGAGTACAATTCCCTCTCTGTCTTAGGGACATAGGAATGACACTTAATGCGTTCTGCTTTCAATTTTTCCCACACATTTTCTCCCATCACATTGCTTGTTGCGCCAGAGTCAATGAGCATTTTCATATTCACTCCCCCCCACACAGACGTTCAGTCTCTCTGACATGCGATTGTCATTAATGGCAAACGCAAAGTCCTCCTGTTCGTCAACATTGTTCACGTTTTGTTTCACTTTCTCGCCTTTAGTGCGGCATACCTTTGCAAAGTGATCCTTACCCTGGCACTTGTGGCATGTCTGGTCGCGTGCGGGGCATTTTGGATCTCGGCCAATGTGATCAAAATTTCCACATCTATAGCACTTTCCGTCATTTTTATTGTCTCTGTTCGGTTTATCTTTTGTTCCGTGCTTTCCCTTTTTTCCTTTATGGTCAACTCTGTGTACAGTCTCTGGGGTAGCTCCGGTCGATGTGCACGACATGTTAGCCATTTGCTCCTCGATGCTCTCACGACTGGCTATGTCCAGTGTTACTGCTAGCGTCAGCCCACGACCCTCTTCCAGCAGCTTCCTGCGCACATACCCCGATGTTCCCTTACTTAGAAGAGCATCCCTTATCTGGTTATCAGAATCTCCCCCATATCCACAGTCTCTCACAGCCTGTCTCAGGCGTGCAGCAAATTGCTGCAATGTCTCACCTGGGTTCTGGTGCATTTTTTGAAATGCCTGCCTTGCTAGCGCTGTGTTGACTTGGGGCACGAAGTATGCATTCAAAGCCTCGACCGCCTTCTTGTAGTCCGTTGCATGACCAGCGTCCAGTAAAGTTGAAAAAACGACCTGAACGTCTGGTCCAGCTAGATGTAGTAATATTGCACGTCTCCTTTGCGTTGTAGCTTCAGGTGAATCGTCAGCCAAGATGAGCCCTTTTCCGTCAGCATTAGTAGCTCGAACGATGTTAGCCACCGCTTCCATCTGGAACCTACCGTGGCTGGCTCTGTGTAGCATGCGAAATTTTGAATCCCGGATTTCTCCATACTAACTAGCTAAACGTGACTCTTTTTTtgaatataaatttatttctgatttttcgcttttttctcccaatttagtggccaatcgatccctattttaattcaaacacccaccctcgcactgtatgcgttcgccaactgcatctctccggtcggcagtttcgaaggagaccgcctcgtcactttcgtgacaaggcgactccaagccgaaccactgtttttccgacacacacagagacgcattcacgtgacgaacacaagccgactccgcccccctcccgaagacagcgttgccaatgatcgctgcttcgtcgagtccggccatagtcggatctgacgagaccggggcgcgaaccccagtccccagtgggcaactgcatcgacacagagccgatgcttagaccgctacgccaccgcggacctaaACGTGACTCTTTTAACTAGAGCTAATTCATGTtaatcctcgtcgccactgttgtatctctactttactactgaattaaGCATCTTATACAGAATTTAATCTCAATTACTTGGACGACACATCGAATTTGCGGTCTCTTGCTGAGCGCGCTTTATAAGAGAACGAACTTGCACGAGCGTACCCACAATGCCCTTGCCTTCCTGAGGGGCGTGGTAACCATAGACATGACAGATAGGGTTGTCTGAAAGGACTtcattgaaaagaaaaaaaaaggcagaatCCTCTGTGTTTCTTTTATTGATTTTAAAAAGCAAGAGATGCCAATACAAAGTATATATTCACGTATTAGCCTGAAATAATCTCAGATCTCACTGATGTGTTTCGTATCCTGCAGAAGGACAGATATCATTCAGTGTTCAGCAGAAAAGGTCTGGAAAATACATGTGTAGGAAGATACAACAAATACAATTTAAAAATAAATGTATGAAGTGTAGAAAAATACATCAGTGGAGAAGTCTAGAATTTAAAATGAAAAAGTCAAAATTGTTAAATTGTTACGAAGCTCCACAGCAATCAAAAATCCTCTACAGAACACGTCCCTTTTTCCTCACAGCTTCCCGCACAGGCTTAGGTTTCGAGTTTGTCTTTTTTAACCCCCTTCATTTGGTTTGGCTTTTTTGAGGAGATTGATGAGGGGGAGACGCTGCAGTGGCATCAGAGGTACAAGTTGTGTTGGCTCCACAACAACTTGTAAACTGAATGTGAGTCGACAGAGTGTACATATGCAATTAAGCCAGGCGGTGGGTTAGACCAAACACACgtgtaaaaatgtaaaaaaaaaaaaatgaggaaaaTTATTTTCTGCCCATCCTTTCATCACATCAGAGAGTGTGGCCCGAACAATAAACTACCAACGTCTTACATTGTAAGAGTCACCTGCAAGGCAATCATTCCAGGTATTTTGACCTGATATTGTTTAAGTAAAATGTTAGTTCATAAGAGCAGTTGAGCTGGGGTCCATCTTTGCAAAACAATATAAGAATGAACAATAAACAAAGTGTAAAGAGCATATAAAAAGAGAATTCATGTTAAAGAAATAAATGATATATCTTACCGTCACCTACAGTAGAGCTTATGCATTATTAATACAGTACAGCTTATACAGTAATCACCTGACATTCAATTATAACTTATTTTGCTTATATTATGCTATACAGAATTTTTAAGGATTCTGTATCTAAATGTGATATCATCACTGATGTCATGATATCACACAGATCAAGGGTTTACTTTCAGCGCCTTCATCAGTACGTTTTGAGCATCTTTGGCAAGTGCTGCAAGACAGTTATGCAGAAATGAATAAGTTGACGTAAAAGAAAGTGCTGATGCTGCTGCGATGCCAAATAGTGGAATAAATCTTGCCACTTCCTCCGCTACAGATAACGCAATTCCAGATGCAGACGTGGTTAATGCTTTAATAATCATCTCTTTGTTTATTTCTTTCAATACAAAAGGTGATCTCATGACTGCTTTTAAATCATCCAAAGGAGTCTTTGTGCTTCGTGCAAGTTTCTGCAGTGATTTGTTATCAAGACCGAAGCCCAACACATACTGATGGATGACGGTAACCAGAACGCTTGTATCAACCGCAAAAGAAAGGCCAGGGACTGGTGCAACTGCTATTAATGCAGATAATGAGGCACAATACTTTATTTTAGCTTGGAAAGCCTCTCTTCTCTTGTTGAGGATACCCTCGTTTATATTGGGAATGGCGAACAGCAGAGCATCCCTCTTGTGTTTAGGAAGTTCCTTCTCCAAGGTGTCCTCCAAGAGTTGGAAATCATACAGGCCGACATCAAAATTGGAGATCAGGAAGACTTTAGCAGATTTCATCCCATTATCTTGAAGACCTGGAGTATGTCACAAATGGATATATGACTTTTTCTCTTCAAATGgtaaaattacatcaaaacaaactatttaaaaaaaaaaaatgccctaACGTCTCTTTTCCCATCTAACTATTAAAGAAGTATTATGATGATCACAACACCTTTAACGAAATGTTCTTAAATGTTTTTGAGGCTTTTAAGGAATCACATGAAAAATATAGTGCTACCATGTTCAGACCAAGAGATAGTATATGACTATAGCTGCTCATCTTCAAGTGAATGGCTTGACTTTTCAGCCACATTTGACACAGAACTGAAAGTATGGCAAACATCTCATGGATTTGCTCTCAGCTTTTACCTAAACACAACCAACAGTTATCACTGTTTCATGAGCAGCATAGCCCATGTCATTTGTGTTAACTGTATTGTGTTTAAATATCAACACAATCTGCTGTCATTGTAAACACCCATCTGCTGCTCTGTTGTAAGTGCATTATTTGCATTGTCTTGGTAGATCTGGATAATTGTGTATTCGCACAGCTACAttgtataataattataatagtaTTACAACGATTATGTCACATATTTTCTTTACGTTTTAGAAGAAGTAGAAAGCCacattatttgacattgtattcttacaatgaattagttctctgcatttaacccatcccattgtataggagcggtgggcagctgcagcactcggggaccaactccagttcttctttccattgccttgcccaggggcacagacaggagtattaaccctaacatgcatgtctttttgatggtggggggaaaccagagcaccgggaggaaatccacgcagacacggggagaacatgcaaactccacacagaaaggacctgggatagtttgggtttcaaacccaggaccttcttgctgtgagtcaacagtgctaaccactggcctGCCTTGCCGCCATCTTTACGTTTTCATCCTGAAGGTTTTGCTTGGATGTTTTACTGTTATGGGTTGTATTTAAACCTCTACCTTGAAATTTCAAAAACGTTTTAACAATTTTCAATGTTGTTTACTTTCAAAATTATATTGGTGAGAGCACCCGCAGGTCAGCCGGCTACACTGTGTGTGACTACTGGCCATGATAAATAAACTATAAGATACTAACCTTTACAACAATATTTCCTGATTTTGTCAAGCGTCTCAGCTTGATTGAAGTCCCTCTGACTTCTCTCTGCATCACGTAAATTGTTATCAATCTTAGAGCGGACAAAGTACAGCATCTTCCCCATTTTCTGGATGGCCAAAGCCAGCTTCACATCATTTTCTGTGAAACGATCAGctgagatgatgatgaaaaaaTCAAACTTCTCAAATCCAACATGCTTCAGGTATTTTTCAGCTGGGAACTTGGTGGTACCAATCCCAGGGAGATCCCACAGAACAACATTTGGATAGGATGGATGGGGGTACGGTGTAACCTCCATGGTGGTTTCCACACAACCAGTGGGAGCAGCTCCCTCATCCCTGTTGTCAATGCCTCTGAAGGCATTAACAAAGGTGGATTTACCAGAGCCTGAGTCTCCTGTAACGGCAATATTCAGTGGAATATCTTCCTGCTGTTTCAAATACTCTTGGATCTTCTGAGCAGCTGAAGCAGGATCATTGTTCTGAAGTGCCTCTGCTATTTCTTGTGTTGGTTCATTTTTGAAACGATTTTCCATGGCTATCCTGTAAAAGTTAAGGAAATGTAATATGCTGTGAAAACGTTTGTATAGTTTTCTGCAAAGACAAACATGCAAATAGGATTCAATGCATTGGTGGAAAATATTTCTGGATTTATTGTCccaagaaataaaatgaaatataatCTAGAGAATAAGAGTAAACACTTAACCTTAATCATTTCCTGTCAACAGCTACTCACCCTGAGTTGATTCTCCAATGAAAAATTAGATTAAATTGGAGCAAAGGTCTTGGCTCTGTCGTGATACAGAAGTCTACAGCAGATTAATTACTTTAACAATATTCTCAATCGTGATAAACAAATGAACTTCACAAAAAAAAGTTTCCACTCCGTTACTTGCACACTCCAGCCTGTGTGAAGGCCACAGATGAAAGGGTAATCATTCAAGCTCAAACTCCTGGACTTTGGCTCCAGCTCCATCTGTTCTCGCCATATTTATGCTGGAACCAAACTCCTGCCCTTTGGGCGTGGCAATAAGACGAGTCACACCATTTACAAGAAATCCTGTTTAGTTGAAACTCTTCCTGGCTCAGCTGTGAAATCGAGCATGAAACGTGTTGGAAATAGATTCAAGATTTAATTCATTGTCATTGCCATTATGTACCTGCGTACATAAAAaaaaacgaaatgctgtttctcccAACCCACAGCAttgcaacagaaaagataaataaatatatatatatataattttcctaaaaacgataccactaaaaacatataaaaacatagagaaccaaaaaaaaggaaaaaaagcacaaacagttaacaacacagtccattaaagtaCAATTTCAGTTCAATTttgacagctggtgtctgtcaatgagtgaccagcactgatgggtgGGGCTCAAAATgaaatggctttcttctttcttcttaaaACACAACGTGAAAAGGAAACACCATGATTATTGAAAAAAATACCGAAAATTAGATTGACATTGTTATCTATAAAAGTCCCCTTTTCGTTTATTCACCTATAATTATTTATTTTACTGGATGTCATATATCAGTTTATTTTGTTCTCTCAGTAATAATCAGAATCAGGCCTTATCGGCCAAGCATGCTTCACACATAGTATAAGGAAGTTGCCTTCGGTTGTCAGATCTcacaaaatacatacatacaaacttaCATACATTTAACACGtatgtagtgtatttgaataagtgcattactcagtgtgactgctaggcggcactgtaactttgctgttgtgttactgtgtttgcattgagaccacagaataaaacGTTGTTGACTGACTAGAAATGGCTTCCATCAAATcatatattacatggtgtcagaataaaacttgaagaaaccaaagaaaggaagaaaatggaGCAGATGAAACGTCCGACCTCATTAAGTCTAGAAGGAAATCTAGCGGGAAATTGGAGAGTCTGGATCCAGAGATTCGAACTGTTCCTTGTCGCCAGCGGAATTGACGAAAAGTCCGATGCAGTGAAAAGAGCCACGTTCCTACATGTGGCCGGAGACGAAGCAATTAAggtatatagtccatgggccagacgatatttcggtacactcaaggtggcaaaacttacttataatttttgaaaggatccatgtctgtagatgatattttggtatgataaccattcctgagtggcagctgtatcacagttatcagcttatgaagttaaccacccgctaaactaaattgcattttagacgctggtgcatatcctggtttagcctcatggtcaggacatttttcaatgttctataatattgtctttagtatcattttaaaggggaccttctgttgattgatattacatataacccgagtgtatttgtatcactatgtatgtaaccaaggtattatttgtattactctgtatgtaaccaatgtgtgtaaccagaacagagggtgaaggaagacacattcatgtcgaTAAAATATATTACATGCCTCGCACGGAATGTGGGGGGTTGCCGTCCTCTGAGGCCTTGGGAAAGATACCGTGTCTGttgcaaggagggcccccgataagagttgcaggatgagcactccctaaagctcaaccatgaaagggagcattgaccaaacatagtggacaggaaaatcaaggccatgtgtgatgaatgaacaagggaggtttagcatataaagaagcacacacacaatagaaagtcagacacatacgacggattggcagagtgtgtctccagatctgtactcaataaaatcattttaatctcctaagacgtggtggctgttttcttcacatcaacggacccggggacgaggaacacGGAGGTGTTTTCCCGAcacttcttagctttcattcaagccctgttgtggatatttctcacaaatatagaggtcacttgagctcttcaacccgtcaataacacacatctttctgcaattttcgcctaaactatatactttcttttagccctgtggcatctaggaatatcagggacacaaaacacaaaaactggaatactcacaggactgtaaagattcagaaaatgtataatatacccatactatttcattgtgtgaggtgattgtgagccttaaatgagaactagaccaaagccagttaggtcacaaactggtctctatacatttgtttaaatacacaatcaaaatacatgataaaaaggaataccatagtgaggtaatgaactattttaatattttaaacaacattgacatttacatatacttagtcaatgatacatgtaatcccatatcattagtgggtatatgtaatggtaatgggtagggtaatgggtatatgtgaatatggttacattattgttatcaagctctgggtaaccaagtccagaatcaacatcctgtgcatcaatagactactaccacagtaataccatcagaatcatcacactgtcattcatcaaactgctcgtttctctcatcatctgactccccaagttcaaagtccagttctggaccatcctgctgtttttggttactgcaggtctgtaacctgcacatgtctgtgcatggaagtccatttgacaggcacatgcagcttggcattttgcatgaatgcacacacttgcatgttagcatttccaagaccacatctggtgcaggtggggagcgcatccaggaaatggccagcttgccttcatcgtctgtccatccatactcagtagggcttggcaccacagggttagcctgcagacagcacttccatattgctgcctgatagttggctcgttgaacatgcataaagagacagtctctacatggtggcagctggctggactcaacctctccccttttggtgcagaagagctggtaacgcagtttgttcacctcagcagtgctgctattagcaacatacatccgacaggtgaactgctcaattttctggaacagctcatcactcacattccatgtctgtcccagttgactaaaagtctcttggcaggaagtgtgctttctcactatcttcagggcattcagcttccctcgaccagcgaatgcactgacagtgtcgcagcctgtgaaggcatgtaagccaattaggctgtcacagatgctgtctccaagtgaacttgccagtttggtgatgtcgacaaaccgtgtgcggttctgagtcccacacttctggtagatgggacaggtgatgtccttctggaagccaagacaaagcaccatgacatcagtgtcctcagctgtgatgataactgactttgagcccgcatttgctgcatgcaatgcatgcaggagcagacgggtgtcagcttcttcatgtgtggagtgcagttctgctgcttcctcacacccatcttctgtcaacttgtagcaggtttcctcacaggtcatgtacaacaccttgccatgcagcatagctctgtatcgtgggagtttccactcttccaccagaaacttgatgagactggtcttgttggaggaactgcacagaaattttctccactgctggacgtggtgtccccctgcaagattcttgtactggagagtgatgtctccaccccggttcagtcgttcagcatctttgatcgaagtctggtgatagacatcaaaaacaacatcaatcctcccac is a genomic window of Lampris incognitus isolate fLamInc1 chromosome 14, fLamInc1.hap2, whole genome shotgun sequence containing:
- the LOC130124010 gene encoding interferon-inducible GTPase 5-like codes for the protein MENRFKNEPTQEIAEALQNNDPASAAQKIQEYLKQQEDIPLNIAVTGDSGSGKSTFVNAFRGIDNRDEGAAPTGCVETTMEVTPYPHPSYPNVVLWDLPGIGTTKFPAEKYLKHVGFEKFDFFIIISADRFTENDVKLALAIQKMGKMLYFVRSKIDNNLRDAERSQRDFNQAETLDKIRKYCCKGLQDNGMKSAKVFLISNFDVGLYDFQLLEDTLEKELPKHKRDALLFAIPNINEGILNKRREAFQAKIKYCASLSALIAVAPVPGLSFAVDTSVLVTVIHQYVLGFGLDNKSLQKLARSTKTPLDDLKAVMRSPFVLKEINKEMIIKALTTSASGIALSVAEEVARFIPLFGIAAASALSFTSTYSFLHNCLAALAKDAQNVLMKALKVNP